Proteins encoded within one genomic window of Phototrophicus methaneseepsis:
- a CDS encoding DEAD/DEAH box helicase yields the protein MNPIQLSDSLKHTLRSYLTTIFDVNRDGQEAALATAIESSFNVEGALSNGPFLEITPPYATGLSLRQLTHEGVLTSKLIDLPDDNLPLGIDIPLYAHQEKAIRRLISDRRNIVVSSGTGSGKTESFLIPILNDLLQDPTPGVRALLIYPLNALVNDQLDRLRTLLKGTDITFGRYTSELDQTLDWAERKYPHALPNEVIARDQIRSGEKIPQILITNYAMLEYLLLRPEDSSLFNSGLWKFIVLDEAHTYSGAQGIEVSMLLRRLKHRLGKHHGDMQCIATSATLTDEDTNQAVEFAENLFNEPFRDDDVIFGDIDEHYVPTSDPYDLDPQTYLRAEFDSLIEVVRNSTKSTEDIALWMAEIGLIPPSIQWERIAQENIENPQKFVWSILKDNGHLIRLRDWMLGRKEEPVSLDTAAKEVFGSEIAIEEEQRIALFHLIELGSIARPTANAAPLLPARYHMFMRSPQGVWICVNPECSGRETTEESGWSKVFSIRRETCDACGCRVFPISVCRECGQVYLKTKSKHSEYVSEAQHQKNDLTPEYETRYFIWKDFQEDRSLGADAAIDEDQSDDTDNDSESNHSLYKAEDLEICLKCGFQTMAGRCKCKNNDNPVHITLKMVQKDHGKGDFEQYKPHDFMNECPRCRSSAQKDTEIATPISIHGTGPLATITYELYRQLPTSTKNEIRMKPGNGRKLLTFYDSRQGAARFASYLQFTVNIENYQHIVPKAVKSFVEKKRVSPNLHFLTKEVRTIAWDLRIFHNDMDVNVTSSPKPNPQQRLELEERISTQILAEITTGRSRRQSLESLGLLAVNYFDPSEPDFFPDIESLSNQLSLSTSKTQTLIEYFLDDLRKRKVVEFPDGVDPSDQSFGAYEGHPTLVRGNAKHLAHQQPWIGKTERHRRYRYMKAVLVANGLPHTDGDVKRALNSIFDWLTDPHNGIMVGSAEDGFRIDSNIFIFEITSNWYQCDKCQRFHAHGMELPCPHPHCDGTLIERDINQAQANNFFYQSCIRDVIPIRVEEHTAQLESEKGRDYQEKFRVGDINVLSCSTTFEMGIDLGDLQAVVMSNVPPTVANYRQRAGRAGRRAGGAAFILTWAADRPHDQTYFRKPSDIIRGQVRVPYIAVDNRFIQSRHINAILLSEFLRYRRASGATDWKLVGSFFDDQYVSDPHLNHLDSWLENRRAQIETLLATFGDFVNEVEVDNWIENFRNDINRVYERYKYLSDYYTQQIQTLQQKLLENIEKNSKSIQDLNKNQKRLREERTIEYFSGNGILPSYSFPLHSVELRLPNGQRNEQLRLQRDLKLAIREYAPGSEIVADKRIWRSDGVQFFRDTVNSREYRICETCNHLEISLGTGVPLSKECRVCGSLPKQNRRKALKFIIPDGFFARSRDNGKPARQYVRTEPSLMRAALIPGQMSDEVRISPIVSYTYDHDGTLLYVNEGDVRYGGFYIHLSGEDRGSLIKKSDRKNAQPVALGHERSTDTLKLHFHSSSYVNVPSSDNVSFWVSLMYALIQGASRALQIERDDIDGVLFPIPISDSGAWEQTVVLYDNVPGGAGHVRQIQKEFASVVREALNIVNCTDCSPETSCYHCLRDYSNQLYHHILKRNDVVRFLEALLNSLSETESSVPGAGNVIAINKPLWIMQQIASAKSNVSIATSRLTLEKPVGALRNWPDLLQELLRRKVNVQLQIINYAVDSSDPESLSIARHLQVLQEKGLKLQEITELPAWQVLIDIDREDNMRAISISDTTALNKTTGTEGALITTSVNDGVKFALEEFTSVSAKDVDAAKLEPPSSVRVINYDPLKMTEKTEQDFFSDLFARPVTELYVNDRYLYDREGIVNRLGSYIQLAYDQGHLEKVTVRTFPADPKYNTGSLDVQNKAIQAIEDKFSNVSIKFIRSHPEHDRYITLTRADLTQARILIGQGLDFIQSNGRNRSTYIVIEDPWK from the coding sequence GTGAATCCTATACAATTATCAGACAGTCTAAAACACACTCTGAGATCATATCTGACAACAATCTTTGATGTAAATCGAGATGGGCAGGAAGCAGCGCTCGCCACGGCAATAGAATCTAGCTTCAATGTTGAGGGGGCACTCAGCAATGGTCCCTTTTTAGAAATCACCCCCCCATACGCTACAGGACTTTCTTTGCGGCAACTCACACATGAAGGTGTCCTAACAAGCAAGCTGATTGACTTACCAGATGATAACTTACCCTTAGGAATAGATATTCCACTGTATGCACATCAGGAAAAAGCAATACGTCGACTGATTTCTGATCGCAGAAATATTGTAGTTTCTTCCGGCACAGGTAGTGGTAAAACTGAAAGCTTCTTAATTCCTATATTGAATGATTTACTACAAGATCCAACACCGGGTGTGCGAGCACTACTTATATATCCACTCAATGCACTCGTAAACGATCAGCTTGACAGGCTTCGCACCCTATTGAAGGGCACTGATATAACGTTTGGGCGCTATACAAGCGAGCTTGATCAAACTTTAGACTGGGCCGAACGCAAGTATCCCCATGCACTACCTAATGAGGTCATTGCTAGAGACCAAATTCGTTCCGGTGAAAAAATCCCACAAATCCTTATTACGAATTATGCGATGCTGGAATATCTACTTTTACGCCCTGAAGACTCGAGTCTATTCAATTCAGGTCTCTGGAAATTTATTGTACTTGACGAAGCTCACACATATTCTGGCGCACAGGGAATTGAAGTTAGTATGCTTCTGCGCCGACTTAAACATCGTCTAGGTAAACATCATGGCGACATGCAATGTATCGCGACAAGTGCAACCTTAACCGACGAGGATACAAATCAAGCTGTTGAGTTTGCAGAAAATCTATTTAATGAACCCTTTAGAGATGATGATGTCATATTTGGAGATATTGATGAGCATTATGTTCCCACATCGGATCCATATGACTTAGATCCTCAAACTTATTTACGCGCTGAATTTGACTCGTTGATCGAAGTTGTAAGAAATTCAACAAAATCAACTGAAGATATAGCCCTGTGGATGGCTGAAATTGGTCTAATCCCCCCATCAATCCAATGGGAGAGAATCGCACAAGAGAATATCGAAAACCCGCAAAAATTTGTTTGGAGCATTTTGAAGGATAACGGACATCTCATTCGTTTAAGAGACTGGATGTTAGGCAGAAAAGAAGAGCCTGTTTCACTCGATACAGCAGCTAAAGAGGTTTTTGGTAGCGAAATAGCAATCGAAGAAGAGCAGCGCATTGCATTGTTTCACCTGATTGAGTTAGGTTCTATAGCTCGACCTACAGCCAATGCTGCTCCCCTATTACCAGCGAGATATCATATGTTTATGCGTTCTCCACAAGGGGTATGGATATGCGTTAACCCAGAATGCAGTGGACGCGAAACAACAGAAGAAAGTGGTTGGTCAAAGGTTTTCTCAATACGCCGAGAGACGTGTGACGCATGTGGATGTCGTGTGTTCCCAATCAGTGTCTGCCGTGAATGTGGTCAAGTCTATCTCAAGACTAAATCCAAACATTCTGAGTATGTAAGCGAAGCACAACATCAGAAAAATGATCTGACACCTGAATATGAGACAAGATATTTCATATGGAAAGACTTCCAGGAAGATCGCTCCTTGGGTGCAGATGCTGCCATTGATGAGGATCAATCTGATGATACAGACAATGATTCTGAATCTAACCACAGTTTGTACAAAGCAGAAGATCTCGAAATTTGTTTGAAGTGTGGATTTCAGACAATGGCAGGTCGCTGCAAATGTAAGAACAATGACAACCCGGTGCATATCACTCTAAAAATGGTTCAAAAAGATCACGGTAAAGGAGACTTTGAGCAATATAAGCCACATGATTTCATGAATGAGTGTCCTAGATGTCGTTCGTCGGCACAAAAAGACACCGAAATAGCTACGCCAATTAGTATTCATGGTACTGGCCCACTAGCAACAATTACATATGAGCTTTATCGGCAATTGCCCACGTCGACTAAAAATGAAATTCGTATGAAGCCGGGTAACGGTCGTAAGTTATTGACTTTTTATGACAGTCGTCAGGGAGCAGCGCGCTTTGCATCGTATTTGCAATTTACTGTGAATATTGAAAATTATCAGCATATCGTCCCCAAGGCTGTCAAATCATTTGTTGAGAAGAAGAGAGTTTCGCCAAATCTTCATTTCTTGACAAAAGAAGTCCGTACGATTGCTTGGGATCTACGAATTTTTCATAACGATATGGATGTCAATGTTACTAGTTCTCCTAAACCAAATCCCCAACAGAGACTTGAGCTAGAGGAAAGGATCTCGACGCAAATCCTTGCTGAGATTACGACTGGACGATCGCGCCGCCAATCTCTTGAGTCATTAGGGTTACTTGCTGTCAATTACTTTGATCCATCAGAGCCTGATTTCTTTCCTGATATTGAGAGCCTATCCAATCAACTGAGTTTAAGTACATCGAAGACGCAAACTCTCATAGAGTATTTTCTTGATGATTTACGGAAACGTAAAGTTGTAGAGTTCCCTGATGGTGTTGACCCTAGTGATCAATCATTTGGAGCTTACGAAGGGCATCCAACTCTCGTCCGAGGCAACGCAAAACATCTGGCTCATCAGCAACCATGGATTGGGAAAACCGAACGCCATCGACGATACCGTTATATGAAAGCGGTACTGGTGGCTAATGGACTACCTCATACAGATGGGGATGTGAAACGAGCCTTAAACTCCATATTTGATTGGTTGACAGATCCCCATAATGGCATCATGGTTGGTTCCGCAGAAGATGGGTTCCGCATTGACTCTAACATCTTTATTTTTGAAATAACATCAAATTGGTATCAGTGTGATAAGTGTCAACGCTTTCATGCGCATGGTATGGAATTACCCTGCCCTCATCCACATTGTGATGGAACTTTGATAGAGAGAGATATTAATCAAGCACAAGCCAACAACTTCTTTTATCAGAGTTGCATCAGGGATGTTATTCCTATTCGTGTGGAAGAGCATACAGCGCAATTAGAATCAGAAAAAGGTCGTGACTACCAAGAAAAATTCCGAGTTGGTGATATTAACGTGTTGAGTTGCTCCACCACATTTGAGATGGGAATCGACCTAGGAGATCTTCAGGCAGTGGTGATGAGCAATGTACCACCAACTGTAGCTAACTACCGTCAGCGAGCAGGTCGAGCTGGACGCCGAGCAGGTGGTGCAGCTTTCATTCTGACCTGGGCTGCAGATCGTCCCCATGATCAAACGTATTTCCGTAAACCCTCTGATATCATTCGTGGTCAAGTCCGCGTGCCATATATCGCTGTTGATAATCGATTTATTCAAAGCCGTCATATTAACGCCATATTGCTTAGTGAATTTCTCAGGTATCGCAGAGCTTCTGGCGCAACAGATTGGAAATTAGTTGGTTCATTTTTTGATGATCAATATGTTAGTGATCCTCATCTAAATCATCTGGATTCTTGGTTAGAAAATCGACGTGCACAAATTGAGACTTTGCTGGCAACATTTGGTGATTTTGTGAATGAAGTTGAGGTTGACAACTGGATAGAGAATTTTCGGAATGATATAAACCGTGTTTATGAGAGGTACAAATACCTTTCCGATTACTACACTCAACAGATACAGACACTACAGCAAAAACTGCTGGAGAATATAGAGAAGAATAGTAAGAGCATTCAAGACCTCAATAAAAATCAAAAACGGTTACGCGAGGAACGAACAATTGAATATTTCAGTGGAAACGGTATCTTGCCAAGTTACTCATTCCCACTACATTCTGTAGAACTTCGCTTACCAAACGGACAACGAAATGAACAGTTGCGTCTGCAGCGCGACCTTAAATTAGCTATACGCGAATATGCACCTGGCTCCGAGATAGTCGCAGATAAACGTATTTGGCGTAGTGATGGGGTTCAATTTTTTCGAGATACCGTCAATTCACGTGAATATCGAATTTGTGAAACCTGCAATCACCTTGAAATCAGCCTTGGTACAGGCGTCCCACTATCGAAAGAATGTCGTGTTTGCGGTTCACTACCCAAACAGAATCGACGCAAAGCACTTAAGTTTATAATTCCTGATGGTTTCTTTGCAAGAAGTCGTGATAATGGCAAGCCAGCTCGTCAATACGTACGAACAGAACCAAGCTTGATGCGTGCAGCTCTTATACCAGGACAAATGAGCGATGAGGTCAGAATAAGTCCTATAGTAAGTTACACATACGATCATGATGGAACCCTGTTGTATGTCAATGAGGGTGATGTTAGATATGGTGGATTCTATATTCATCTATCTGGTGAGGACCGTGGTTCTCTAATAAAGAAATCCGATAGAAAAAATGCTCAGCCTGTCGCATTAGGTCATGAGAGGTCAACAGACACACTCAAGCTGCACTTTCACAGTAGTAGTTATGTAAACGTGCCCTCATCAGACAATGTGTCATTTTGGGTTTCGCTCATGTATGCCCTCATACAAGGAGCTAGTCGTGCACTGCAAATAGAGCGTGACGATATCGATGGTGTCTTATTTCCTATTCCGATCAGCGATTCGGGTGCGTGGGAACAAACAGTTGTGTTGTATGACAACGTACCAGGAGGTGCTGGACATGTACGCCAAATTCAAAAGGAATTTGCTTCTGTTGTCCGCGAAGCTCTAAACATCGTCAATTGCACGGATTGTTCCCCAGAGACCAGTTGCTATCATTGTTTACGTGACTATAGCAACCAGTTGTATCACCACATCTTGAAACGTAACGATGTGGTGAGGTTTTTAGAGGCGTTACTTAACAGTCTTTCTGAAACTGAGAGCTCTGTTCCGGGTGCAGGAAATGTCATCGCAATAAATAAGCCTTTATGGATAATGCAACAAATTGCCAGTGCCAAATCAAATGTGAGTATAGCAACTTCAAGGCTTACTTTGGAAAAACCGGTTGGAGCACTCAGAAACTGGCCCGACTTACTGCAAGAACTCTTGCGACGTAAAGTCAACGTGCAACTGCAAATCATAAATTATGCAGTTGACTCCAGTGATCCTGAATCACTAAGCATTGCTCGTCACTTACAAGTTTTACAAGAAAAAGGTTTGAAGTTACAGGAGATTACTGAGCTTCCCGCATGGCAAGTCCTCATTGATATTGATCGAGAGGATAACATGCGAGCAATATCGATATCGGATACCACCGCCCTCAATAAAACCACAGGTACTGAAGGTGCATTAATTACTACTAGCGTAAATGACGGAGTGAAATTTGCATTGGAGGAATTCACAAGTGTTTCCGCGAAGGATGTAGATGCAGCTAAGCTTGAACCCCCATCTTCTGTTAGAGTCATCAACTATGATCCCCTGAAGATGACAGAAAAAACAGAACAAGACTTTTTCAGTGACTTGTTTGCTCGACCTGTCACTGAATTGTATGTAAATGACCGGTATCTTTATGATCGCGAGGGAATCGTTAATCGACTGGGTTCTTACATCCAGCTAGCGTATGATCAAGGGCATTTAGAAAAAGTAACGGTGCGTACGTTCCCCGCTGATCCAAAATACAATACTGGATCCTTAGATGTACAAAACAAAGCCATCCAAGCAATTGAAGACAAGTTTAGTAATGTAAGTATAAAGTTCATTCGTTCCCATCCGGAGCATGATCGGTACATCACCTTGACACGCGCAGACCTTACCCAAGCAAGGATTCTAATTGGACAAGGATTAGATTTTATTCAGTCTAACGGACGAAATCGTTCGACTTATATAGTCATTGAAGATCCGTGGAAGTAA